A part of Bombus affinis isolate iyBomAffi1 chromosome 12, iyBomAffi1.2, whole genome shotgun sequence genomic DNA contains:
- the LOC126922424 gene encoding uncharacterized protein LOC126922424, protein MELKGSAKSNRIRSSLKSKKLIAPKVEVITENVFVPITKTIFTKKRGDAMQCNFSVPKVEFVKLYRCNNGATMPLLKKPCSVLTNIVSKHKEVETSGKRLRPINRSYSFVNVKKVNFSQQPEIKKQQILIFPSSISDLPLTSFKRRSPAMDENVIRTNKRNKMDKINEKTRIGGINRISSNLPKTNGNDKKLKLHKSENVIRRSQNDTTRTKCLSSSSKEKIHLMENNINNLIMPRNTSNVSITLSSAIPTATTKREDVEKQCILDPYCESVLENIDVAIRGTISNNIIDCGEELKYPITHIESEAFNQLQCTMFNVPTSDNFLKTNGPDTIETMHSKTLATRNFQHHSRENIGHSILSFLTNNRSRYQDSTNSHNNGRMCKIKYSWQVIGTSSQTSQTLLDNFVKESNLLDDESVYKCSIKYSWQIIGIATQTSQRDFTVSECRSAISFLSARTNTICHPIKEMIRDSPPTATIWRKGKRFIILNNQYTQTFTHKECQTVFTELYKKYQN, encoded by the exons ATGGAGTTAAAAGGTAGCGCAAAAAGCAACCGTATACGGAGTTCGTTAAAATCGAAAAAATTGATTGCACCAAAAGTGGAAGTGATTACGGAAAATGTTTTTGTACCGATAACAAAGACCATATTTACGAAGAAACGTGGTGATGCAATGCAGTGCAATTTTTCCGTACCAAAAGTGGAATTCGTTAAGTTATACCGATGTAACAACGGCGCAACGATGCCATTATTAAAGAAACCATGTAGCGTTCTA ACTAATATAGTAAGTAAACACAAAGAAGTAGAAACCTCAGGAAAACGGTTACGTCCGATTAATAGAAGTTACAGTTTTGTAAATGTTAAAAAAGTAAATTTCTCTCAGCAAccagaaattaaaaagcaacaaatattgatatttcCTTCATCGATTTCTGATCTGCCTTTGACTTCGTTCAAACGTCGTTCTCCTGCAATGGATGAAAACGTAATTAGAACAAATAAGCGGAATAAAATGGATAAGATTAATGAGAAAACAAGAATTGGCGGTATTAATCGCATCTCATCGAATCTTCCAAAAACAAACGGTaatgataaaaaattgaaattacacaaATCAGAAAATGTTATTCGTCGATCGCAGAATGATACTACTCGGACTAAATGTTTGTCATCAAGTTCTAAGGAAAAGATACATCTGATggaaaataatatcaataatttaattatgCCAAGGAATACCTCGAATGTTTCAATTACACTAAGTTCAGCAATACCAACAGCGACCACGAAGAGAGAAGACGTTGAAAAACAATGTATTCTTGATCCTTATTGCGAATCTGTCTTAGAAAATATCGACGTAGCCATAAGAGGAACAATTTCTAATAATATCATTGATTGTGGGGAAGAATTAAAGTATCCAATTACGCATATCGAATCGGAAGCTTTTAATCAACTTCAGTGTACCATGTTTAATGTTCCGACATCggacaattttttaaaaacgaACGGACCCGATACGATAGAGACTATGCATAGTAAAACGTTGGCTACGCGTAATTTTCAGCATCATTCTCGAGAGAACATTGGTCATTCGATTCTATCGTTTCTTACGAACAATCGATCTCGATATCAGGATAGTACAAACTCGCACAACAACGGCCGTATGTGCAAGATAAAATATTCTTGGCAGGTCATTGGTACAAGTTCACAAACATCACAGACACTTTTGGACAATTTCGTTAAGGAAAGCAATCTTCTCGATGACGAATCAGTCTACAAATGTAGCATTAAATATTCTTGGCAAATTATTGGAATCGCTACACAAACTTCTCAAAGAGATTTCACCGTTTCAGAATGTCGATCGgctatttcatttttatctgCAAGAACAAATACGATTTGTCATCCTATTAAAGAAATGATACGTGACTCACCACCAACTGCTACAATTTGGCGAAAGGGTAAaagatttattatattaaataaccaATACACGCAAACGTTTACTCATAAAGAATGTCAGACGGTTTTTACGGAACTTTATAAAAAATACCAGAATTAA